From the genome of Clostridium sp. BNL1100, one region includes:
- a CDS encoding C1 family peptidase: MNYKYSYNKDKIDYRDLLFSSSVSPHPEIILPKLIDLREKCPPVYNQGNLGSCTANAGCTCRAMLLQDKQIQLSRMFLYYEERKLEGKTSKDDGASLRDTCKSIYKKGVCEEKYMPYNPENYMLPPSKLAKINARQYKIIAYKSLSSLDEIKQNLAFRQQPVLLGMNVYESFESDAVTKTGIMPMPRKNEKKLGAHAVLIVGYKDIVKNHGMSGRNKHQQGYLFVRNSWGDKWGDKGYFYMPFDYVIPDYTFDYWIME, translated from the coding sequence ATGAATTACAAATATTCTTATAATAAAGATAAGATTGATTATAGAGATTTACTTTTTTCTAGTTCAGTATCGCCACATCCTGAAATAATACTACCTAAATTAATAGACTTAAGAGAGAAATGTCCACCTGTTTATAACCAAGGGAACTTAGGTTCGTGTACTGCAAATGCTGGTTGCACTTGTAGAGCTATGCTATTGCAAGATAAGCAAATTCAGTTATCAAGAATGTTCTTATATTATGAAGAAAGAAAATTAGAAGGAAAAACCAGCAAGGATGATGGGGCAAGTCTTAGAGATACGTGCAAATCAATCTATAAGAAAGGTGTTTGTGAAGAAAAATACATGCCCTATAATCCGGAAAATTATATGTTACCACCATCAAAACTTGCAAAAATAAATGCACGACAATACAAGATTATTGCATATAAATCATTAAGTTCCTTAGATGAAATCAAGCAAAACTTGGCTTTTAGACAGCAACCAGTATTATTAGGAATGAATGTATATGAAAGTTTTGAATCGGATGCGGTAACTAAAACGGGAATTATGCCAATGCCACGCAAGAACGAAAAGAAACTAGGAGCTCATGCTGTTTTAATAGTTGGTTATAAGGACATAGTGAAGAATCATGGTATGTCTGGTAGAAACAAACATCAACAAGGTTATCTTTTTGTGAGAAATTCATGGGGAGATAAATGGGGCGATAAAGGATATTTCTATATGCCATTTGATTATGTGATACCTGATTATACTTTTGATTATTGGATTATGGAATAA
- a CDS encoding GNAT family N-acetyltransferase produces the protein MKNSDGEVIGGILAIAALWHVLHIDTMWVKQEFRGNRIASKLLQDVEEYSTRLGCHISYLETYDFQAKEFYINNGYKIFGVLEDCHKGINVIVCQKDC, from the coding sequence GTGAAGAATAGCGATGGAGAAGTTATTGGAGGTATTTTAGCAATAGCGGCATTATGGCATGTTTTACACATAGATACTATGTGGGTTAAACAAGAGTTTAGAGGAAATAGAATAGCATCTAAGCTTTTACAAGACGTTGAGGAATATTCAACAAGGTTGGGTTGCCATATATCGTATCTTGAAACCTACGACTTTCAAGCGAAAGAGTTCTATATAAATAATGGCTATAAAATATTTGGAGTATTGGAAGATTGCCACAAGGGCATAAATGTTATTGTTTGTCAAAAAGATTGTTAG
- a CDS encoding AbrB/MazE/SpoVT family DNA-binding domain-containing protein, protein MKSTGIVRRVDELGRVVIPKETRQMLSISERDSLEIFTDEDMILLKKYSPGCIFCNNVKNLTIYKGKHICEECSQDLKSK, encoded by the coding sequence ATGAAATCAACAGGAATAGTAAGAAGGGTTGATGAGCTCGGAAGGGTAGTAATACCTAAAGAGACCAGACAAATGCTTTCTATTAGCGAAAGAGATTCTTTAGAAATTTTTACTGATGAGGATATGATATTATTAAAAAAATACTCTCCCGGTTGCATATTTTGCAACAATGTCAAAAATCTTACGATATACAAGGGTAAGCATATATGTGAAGAGTGTAGCCAGGATTTAAAATCAAAATAA
- a CDS encoding YjdF family protein: MGKIQGKLTVFFEEPFWVGIFERIEDGKLSAAKVTFGAEPKDYEVYDFILKHYYELRFSPAVVAAVKEKAINPKRMQRDIQKQLSDTGVGTKSQQALKLQQEQNKQERKQISREQREAEKQRMFELKQQKKRDKHRGR, translated from the coding sequence ATGGGCAAAATACAAGGCAAACTGACAGTGTTTTTCGAGGAGCCATTCTGGGTTGGTATTTTTGAAAGAATCGAGGATGGAAAACTATCGGCAGCTAAGGTAACTTTCGGTGCAGAGCCAAAAGATTATGAGGTTTACGATTTCATCCTGAAGCACTATTATGAGCTTCGTTTCAGCCCGGCTGTGGTTGCTGCTGTAAAGGAGAAAGCCATAAATCCGAAAAGGATGCAGAGGGATATACAGAAACAACTGTCTGATACGGGTGTTGGCACGAAGTCTCAGCAAGCATTAAAATTACAGCAGGAGCAGAACAAACAAGAGCGGAAACAAATCAGTCGTGAACAACGAGAGGCTGAAAAACAGCGAATGTTTGAACTGAAACAGCAAAAAAAGAGGGATAAGCATCGGGGTAGATAA
- a CDS encoding DUF4157 domain-containing protein, translated as MQTKMLVKKPEPGWTNNLMYNNQKNKPAANKKNVRTTDYKKLLQIMLNDPDAITREEFLFLQSITGYRQTVTLREDAKIRKKQRKLEQTNVAMKPISLEKTKSEIEKNSDSKIGASELKNNDEKNPLQMKKDNSETPGSSSGIQHNLRAGLERLSGIDLSDLSVHTNSDKPKQVGALAYTQGNTIHIAPGQEKHLPHEGWHAVQQKQGRVVPTLQIKTGTLVNDDANLEKEADIMGSKAVQVGSQDSMGQLKESFPVSVVKNNGYVIQRRKKENIFTDYIKKAKAIAAEKEKTTPTKKENIFTAYTKKAKAIAAEKEKTTPTKKENIFTAYTKKAKATAAEKEKTTPTKKENIFTAYTKKAKAIATEKEKTIPTKNKKGTLLESIKAYVEEANNKNGDMEKDNSKDGNTFYAEVITSPGNLVGTVASLLETTMEAAKIYVPKEILKTPRRNNIGIGKWIKDINAKAASTASGFGKVAKVANDIGKAAAITSLIVDTSFGIYENIQEDAPIDKIIIDAEVDSLYSAGGIAASAAAGSVAGSVVPGAGTLAGAAGGAIGGIAYMIVTEGVNIDGKSLKDLTKDALYKEKHGRAKLGNPNISLKPNSESMKMLRKKIEDKKSKDSKKN; from the coding sequence ATGCAGACCAAAATGTTGGTAAAAAAACCGGAGCCGGGTTGGACAAATAACCTTATGTATAATAATCAAAAGAACAAGCCTGCTGCAAATAAAAAAAATGTAAGAACAACAGATTACAAGAAATTGCTTCAGATAATGCTTAATGATCCGGACGCCATAACAAGAGAAGAATTCCTGTTTTTACAATCTATTACAGGATACCGGCAAACAGTAACATTAAGAGAGGATGCAAAAATACGCAAAAAGCAGAGAAAGCTAGAACAGACTAATGTTGCAATGAAGCCAATTTCATTAGAAAAAACAAAATCTGAAATAGAGAAGAACTCAGACAGCAAAATAGGGGCTTCAGAATTAAAGAATAATGATGAAAAAAATCCATTACAAATGAAGAAGGACAACAGCGAAACTCCTGGCTCAAGCTCTGGTATACAACATAATTTGAGAGCAGGGCTTGAAAGGTTATCAGGCATTGATCTTTCAGACTTAAGTGTACATACAAATTCAGACAAACCAAAGCAAGTAGGTGCTCTGGCATATACACAGGGAAATACTATTCACATTGCACCAGGACAGGAAAAACATCTTCCTCATGAAGGCTGGCATGCTGTACAACAGAAACAGGGAAGAGTTGTGCCTACACTACAAATAAAAACAGGTACTCTTGTAAATGATGATGCAAACCTTGAAAAGGAAGCTGATATAATGGGGAGCAAAGCGGTGCAAGTAGGTTCACAAGATAGTATGGGACAATTGAAAGAGTCTTTTCCTGTAAGTGTTGTAAAAAATAATGGATATGTTATTCAGAGAAGAAAAAAAGAAAATATCTTTACTGATTACATAAAAAAAGCTAAAGCTATCGCTGCAGAGAAAGAAAAGACTACTCCTACAAAAAAAGAAAATATCTTTACTGCTTACACAAAAAAAGCTAAAGCTATCGCTGCAGAGAAAGAAAAGACTACTCCTACAAAAAAAGAAAATATCTTTACTGCTTACACAAAAAAGGCTAAAGCTACCGCTGCAGAGAAAGAAAAGACTACTCCTACAAAAAAAGAAAATATCTTTACTGCTTACACAAAAAAAGCTAAAGCTATCGCTACAGAGAAAGAAAAGACTATTCCTACAAAAAATAAAAAAGGTACTCTATTAGAAAGTATAAAAGCCTATGTAGAAGAAGCAAATAATAAGAATGGTGATATGGAGAAGGATAATAGCAAAGATGGAAATACATTTTATGCTGAAGTAATAACGAGCCCAGGGAACCTTGTAGGAACAGTAGCTTCCTTATTGGAAACGACCATGGAAGCTGCAAAAATTTATGTTCCAAAAGAAATTTTAAAAACACCTAGGCGAAATAACATTGGGATAGGAAAATGGATCAAAGACATAAATGCTAAAGCTGCTTCAACTGCTTCAGGTTTTGGTAAAGTAGCAAAGGTAGCAAATGATATCGGAAAAGCAGCTGCAATTACATCTTTAATTGTTGATACATCATTTGGAATATATGAAAATATACAAGAAGATGCTCCAATAGATAAGATTATAATAGATGCGGAAGTAGATTCTCTTTATTCAGCAGGTGGTATTGCTGCATCTGCGGCTGCAGGATCAGTAGCTGGTTCCGTTGTACCAGGTGCAGGTACTTTAGCTGGTGCAGCAGGTGGTGCGATAGGTGGAATAGCATATATGATAGTGACTGAGGGAGTGAACATTGATGGCAAATCATTAAAGGATTTAACAAAAGATGCACTATATAAAGAAAAACATGGTCGCGCGAAACTTGGTAACCCAAATATATCTCTGAAACCCAATTCAGAAAGTATGAAAATGTTAAGGAAAAAGATTGAAGATAAAAAATCAAAAGACAGTAAAAAAAATTGA
- a CDS encoding DNA/RNA non-specific endonuclease, which yields MRKYIIAYLVIIALLTGCSVQSVPEKNESTTKLTENSVSLKSALPSENQTKIPSKATAQATSKPAEFSPFEGKYKEIKVAGGDTSGTRKSMVVVDIGYGSREYWAYTNQYGQLIRVTAKKIILQDAKTEPVLENGRYYDEEAKVPGTERADLDQGHVIADSLGGVSNAYNITPQDSTLNRYGDQAYMEKNIRDAGGCTNFEAIITYSNAKTQIPKHYRYTYTLKGNVITDDFDNVNTDKVNESLNENSAEKPKTTPKPSTTDKNHNIDTIDKNHNGKVSIAEAKAAGFKMPITKDHWLYQYMDDRDGDGMVGE from the coding sequence ATGAGAAAGTACATAATCGCTTATTTAGTGATAATAGCATTGTTGACAGGCTGTTCGGTACAGAGTGTTCCAGAGAAGAATGAATCAACTACTAAATTAACAGAAAATAGTGTTTCTTTAAAATCCGCATTACCTAGTGAAAATCAAACGAAAATACCAAGCAAGGCCACCGCCCAGGCGACAAGTAAACCAGCTGAATTTTCTCCTTTTGAAGGAAAGTACAAGGAAATTAAAGTGGCTGGAGGGGATACGAGCGGAACTAGAAAATCTATGGTTGTAGTTGATATTGGATATGGTAGTAGAGAATACTGGGCCTATACCAATCAATATGGACAATTAATCAGGGTTACTGCTAAGAAGATTATTCTTCAGGATGCAAAAACCGAGCCGGTGCTGGAAAATGGCCGATATTATGATGAGGAAGCAAAGGTTCCCGGTACTGAGCGGGCAGATCTGGATCAGGGTCATGTCATTGCAGACTCCTTGGGTGGTGTTTCCAATGCCTACAATATAACACCGCAGGACAGTACATTAAACCGTTATGGCGACCAGGCATATATGGAAAAAAACATAAGGGATGCAGGCGGCTGTACGAATTTTGAAGCTATCATAACGTATTCCAATGCAAAGACGCAGATTCCGAAACATTATCGTTATACCTATACATTAAAGGGAAATGTTATCACTGATGATTTTGATAATGTGAATACTGATAAGGTAAATGAGTCTTTGAATGAGAACTCGGCAGAAAAGCCAAAGACTACTCCCAAACCGTCTACTACAGATAAGAATCATAACATTGATACTATAGATAAAAATCACAATGGTAAGGTGTCAATAGCTGAAGCAAAAGCAGCTGGGTTTAAGATGCCAATCACAAAGGATCACTGGTTGTATCAATATATGGATGATCGTGATGGAGATGGTATGGTTGGCGAATAA
- a CDS encoding thiamine diphosphokinase, with product MKAVCVCNGSISNYDKIKEYILVSDYIISVDGGVGHLRKMGINPDILIGDFDSANSQDLDYYVNKGINVSKFPVEKDMTDSELAIEKALEFGADEVVFLGALGTRIDHSFANIMLLKKMLDIGLRGSIVDEHNEIYMFNSNFSLSKKEGRNLSLIPITEKVTGVSTSGLKYPLVNATMTLGTSWGISNEFEGEVASVSIESGILLACLSRD from the coding sequence ATGAAAGCTGTTTGTGTTTGTAATGGTTCAATCAGTAATTATGACAAAATAAAAGAATACATACTTGTTTCAGATTATATTATTTCTGTAGATGGTGGAGTGGGTCACCTGAGGAAAATGGGAATTAATCCGGATATTCTGATAGGTGACTTTGATTCTGCCAATTCGCAGGATTTAGACTATTATGTAAATAAAGGCATAAATGTATCCAAGTTTCCCGTTGAAAAGGATATGACTGATTCAGAGCTAGCTATTGAAAAGGCATTGGAGTTCGGAGCTGACGAGGTGGTCTTTTTAGGGGCATTGGGCACACGAATTGACCATTCCTTTGCAAACATTATGCTTCTAAAAAAAATGCTGGATATTGGCCTTAGAGGCTCTATTGTAGATGAACATAACGAAATATATATGTTCAACTCAAATTTCAGTCTTAGTAAAAAAGAGGGTCGAAATCTCTCTTTGATTCCAATAACAGAAAAAGTTACAGGTGTAAGTACAAGCGGTTTAAAATATCCACTTGTCAATGCAACTATGACTCTAGGAACTTCCTGGGGAATCAGTAATGAATTTGAGGGCGAAGTAGCTTCGGTTAGTATTGAAAGTGGGATTTTACTTGCATGCCTATCGAGAGATTGA
- a CDS encoding TfoX/Sxy family protein, whose amino-acid sequence MASSKEYLTFILEQLSHLDGITHRYMMGEYIIYYREKIAAYICDDRFLVKPVKAAKALMLDAVYEPPYEGGKDMLLVNKVDDKAFLTALFQAMYEELPEPKSKKKK is encoded by the coding sequence ATGGCATCGAGTAAAGAATACTTGACCTTTATTTTGGAGCAATTATCCCATTTGGATGGAATTACACACCGTTATATGATGGGCGAGTACATTATTTACTACCGTGAGAAAATCGCAGCATATATCTGTGATGACCGCTTTCTAGTAAAGCCCGTAAAAGCAGCTAAGGCATTAATGCTGGATGCAGTATATGAGCCTCCGTATGAAGGTGGTAAAGATATGCTGCTTGTGAACAAAGTTGATGATAAAGCATTCTTGACAGCACTATTTCAGGCTATGTATGAGGAGCTTCCAGAACCAAAGTCGAAAAAGAAAAAATGA